In a genomic window of Bradyrhizobium sp. LLZ17:
- the denD gene encoding D-erythronate dehydrogenase produces MHILVLGAAGMVGRKLCERLLRDGRLGKSEITKLTMHDVVEPKKPEKAGFAVEMVSGDFAVPGAAEKLIVGRPDVIFHLAAIVSGEAELDFDKGYRINLDGTRMLLDAVRLAGGGYKPRVVFTSSIAVFGAPFPEAIGDEFFHTPLLSYGAQKAIGELLLADYSRRGFLDGIGIRLPTICIRPGLPNKAASGFFSNILREPLAGKEAVLPVSEDVRHWHATPRSAVGFLLHAGTMDLAAVGPRRNLTMPGLSATVGEQIAALKRVAGDKVAARIKREPDPFIVGIVGGWPRNFNPKRSLELGFTTAERTFDDIIRIHIEDELGGNFVA; encoded by the coding sequence TTGCACATTCTGGTTCTGGGCGCCGCCGGCATGGTCGGCCGCAAATTGTGTGAACGGCTGTTGCGCGATGGCCGGCTCGGCAAGAGCGAGATCACCAAGCTGACCATGCATGACGTGGTCGAGCCGAAGAAGCCGGAAAAGGCCGGTTTCGCGGTCGAGATGGTGTCCGGAGACTTTGCTGTGCCGGGCGCGGCTGAAAAACTGATCGTCGGTCGCCCAGACGTGATCTTCCATCTCGCCGCGATCGTGTCCGGCGAAGCCGAGCTCGATTTCGACAAGGGCTACCGCATCAATCTCGACGGCACGCGGATGCTGCTCGACGCCGTCAGGCTTGCGGGCGGCGGCTACAAGCCGCGCGTGGTCTTCACATCCTCGATCGCGGTGTTCGGCGCGCCGTTCCCGGAGGCGATCGGCGACGAGTTCTTCCACACCCCGCTGTTGAGCTACGGCGCGCAGAAGGCGATCGGTGAATTGCTGCTCGCCGACTATTCGCGCCGCGGCTTCCTCGACGGCATCGGCATCCGCCTGCCGACCATCTGCATCCGGCCCGGCCTGCCCAACAAGGCGGCATCAGGCTTCTTCTCCAACATCCTCCGCGAGCCGCTGGCCGGCAAGGAAGCGGTGTTGCCGGTTTCCGAGGACGTCCGCCACTGGCACGCCACACCGCGCTCTGCCGTCGGTTTCCTGCTCCATGCCGGCACGATGGATCTCGCCGCCGTCGGCCCGCGCCGCAACCTCACCATGCCCGGCCTGTCAGCCACGGTCGGCGAGCAGATCGCGGCCCTGAAGCGGGTCGCTGGGGACAAGGTGGCCGCGCGCATCAAGCGGGAGCCGGATCCCTTCATCGTCGGCATCGTCGGCGGCTGGCCGCGCAACTTCAACCCAAAGCGGTCGCTCGAGCTCGGCTTCACCACCGCCGAGAGGACGTTCGACGATATCATCCGCATTCACATCGAAGACGAGCTCGGCGGCAATTTCGTCGCGTAA
- a CDS encoding carbohydrate ABC transporter permease yields the protein MTTVDDQSVGMSYLESLPRRFLRVYLPLGLIMFFLLFPFYWMAVATFKPDAEMYDYEKYNPFWILHPTFEHINKLFFETDYPQWMWNTVIVSVSSTCISLFASVCAAYAIERLRYKGSRYVGLAIFLGYLVPPSILFIPLAAIVFQLGLFDGNLALILTYPTFLIPFCTWLLMGYFRTIPYELEECALIDGATRLQILTKITLPLSLPGVISAGIFAFTLSWNEFIYALTFISSSENKTIPVGAITELVNGDVYHWGALMAAALTGSVPVVILYSFFVEYYVSAMTGAVKE from the coding sequence ATGACCACGGTGGACGACCAAAGCGTCGGAATGTCCTATTTGGAAAGCCTGCCGCGGAGATTTCTCCGCGTCTATCTTCCGCTCGGCCTGATCATGTTCTTCCTGCTGTTCCCGTTCTATTGGATGGCGGTTGCGACGTTCAAGCCGGACGCGGAGATGTACGACTACGAGAAGTACAATCCGTTCTGGATCCTGCATCCGACGTTCGAGCACATCAACAAGCTGTTCTTCGAGACCGATTATCCGCAGTGGATGTGGAATACGGTGATCGTCTCGGTGTCCTCGACCTGCATCTCGCTGTTTGCCAGTGTGTGCGCGGCCTACGCGATCGAGCGGCTGCGCTACAAGGGATCGCGCTACGTCGGCCTGGCGATCTTTCTGGGCTACCTCGTGCCGCCCTCGATCCTGTTCATTCCGCTCGCGGCGATCGTGTTCCAGCTCGGCCTGTTCGACGGCAATTTGGCGCTGATCCTGACCTATCCGACCTTCCTGATCCCGTTCTGCACCTGGCTCCTGATGGGCTACTTCCGCACCATTCCCTATGAGCTCGAGGAGTGTGCGCTGATCGACGGGGCGACGCGGCTCCAGATCCTGACGAAGATCACGCTGCCGCTGTCCCTGCCGGGGGTGATCTCGGCCGGCATTTTCGCCTTCACATTGTCGTGGAACGAGTTCATCTATGCGCTGACCTTCATCTCCTCATCCGAGAACAAGACCATCCCGGTCGGCGCCATTACGGAGCTCGTCAATGGCGACGTCTACCATTGGGGCGCGCTGATGGCCGCAGCCCTGACCGGTTCGGTCCCCGTAGTTATCCTTTATTCCTTCTTCGTGGAGTACTATGTGTCGGCAATGACCGGCGCCGTGAAGGAGTGA